In the Clostridium cellulovorans 743B genome, AATGCCTTCAGTTTATTTTCATTAGGATCTTTAATTTTATCCATTATTAACACCTCCTGTTTTCAGTTTGTCCTGTAATTATATTTTTAATCATCTTTAATAAAACTTTTTGACGACAATAAAAAACATTATTTTACACCACCTTGGATTTAGCTCTAAACAAATCCGAAAACATCTGATGTTAATCCTTCACTTTAATGAAGTTTTAATTAGCCTAACAATTCTTTGATCCACTGATAAGACTAAGGTTGATTATAATTTTTTTATCCCTTTGGTTTTATGCTTTATTGATTTTATAAAAAAATTCTATAAGAAAAAGCCATTTAACTATAAACTTACTATAGTTAAATAGCATATTGATCACTGATTAAATTTATTATTTACCACTTATATATGAGTTTCATTTAACTTCCTGCATTAAATTGCTATACCGTAATTAAAATTAAACTAGTTTCTTTATTGGAACATACTTATTAAAATAACTTAACTTCATAATAACTTTTTTAACAAAGGATTTTATATACCTATGTATTTATTTTCCTTCCAATCGATTCTTTTTATTTCTACTCCACTATAATAATGTTCTAAGATTTCTTTATAACCTTTTCCCTCTTTTGCCATAATCCTTGCACCCCATTGACTCATACCAACGCCATGCCCGTATCCCTTTGTAATAAAAATCACTGATGTAGCATTTAAGTTTATATCAAAATTTGAAGAATTTAATATAAATAAGCTTCTTATCTTAGTACCTTCTATTATTTCATTACCAACTCTGATTTCCTTTGCTGCACCGCCAGTTGTCCTATCCTTAATTTCAATTTGTCCTTCAAGCTTTTCAGTTGATATATTTGCATTAGGATATTGCTTTAAAATAGTTTCTACAAAATATTCTCGTGATACTATTTTTTTATCATCGTATTTCGGCGAATCTTCCTCACCTAAGCTATCAACACTTTTTAGATATGGAGCATCTTCCTTAAAAACATCAATTGCTTCCTCAGTCTTTCCACTGCTTGTTGAAAAAAAGTATGGTTTTTGCACTAACTTACCATCATATATAAGAACTTGCCCTTCAGTTTCTTTAACAGCATTGGTGATTTTATTCCAATATTCTTCTCTTTTTCTTTGAGTCCAACTTTCCATTCTTTCATCTTTACTGTAATAAACTTGATTTGCAACAGTATCAATAAGATTTGCTCCATTGGCGCCAGGATTACTTACTCCTCCAAAAGCTTCAACATGAGCAAGCGCATAAGTTCTTGCTGCAATAGCTTGAGCTTTTAATGCCTCACTTGGAAATTCTGCAGGCATTTCACCACAAACAACTCCAGTCACATAATCTTCAAGTCCCATTTCTTCTATTCGATTTTCTTTGCTTCTAAATAGCTTAATTTTGAATTCGCCATTATAATTAGAAATATCAAAATCTTGCTTTTTCTCTTCTGAACCTACCTCGTTAAATGCTTGTACCTTTTCAACATTATTATCTAGAGTACTTTCCATCCACTTTTTTTTCGGAATAATAATACTAGTCATTAGAATAAACATCACTAAACTAGTTAAAACTAATAAAATTTTTTTCACCCTTTTATCACTCCTCTTTAGATATATCATGTTAATTATTAAATATATGTAAAAATTAACTATTTAATTATTATTATCTTATCCTTATTTTTATACCCTAAAAATCAAAACACAAGAAAGGAGACTTCATTTCCTTTCTTGTGTTAACTACCAACCCATTCTAAATATCTAAATTATAGGTATATATTATTAAACGTCAATTATATTTATATCAGCACCTACACCTTGTAGTTTTTTCTCTATTTCCTCATATCCTCTTTGTATATGGTAAATATCAACAATAGTAGTAGATCCTTCTGCTACTAACCCAGCTAATATGAGAGCTGCACCAGCTCTCAAATCTGTTGCCTTAACTTCACAACCTGAAAGACTTTCTATTCCTTCAATAATTGCATTTCTTCCATCAATTTTGATATTAGCTCCCATTCGGGTTAGTTCATTTACATGCATAAATCTATTTTCAAATATTGTTTCTGTAATAATACTAGTTCCTGTAACAGTTGTAAGCAATGCCATAATTTGAGCTTGCATATCTGTCGGAAATCCTGGATATGGCATAGTTTTAATATCTATAGGTTTTAATTCCTCACTTGCCTCAACAATAATGTAATCCTCTCCACTAGTTATACCTATTCCCATTTCAGCAAGTTTGGCAGTCATTGATTTTATGTGTTTCTCATTTACATTTTCTAGCTTAATTTTGCTTCTTGTAATAGCAGCAGCAACCATAAAAGTCCCTGCTTCAATTCTGTCAAACATAGGTGTATACTCAACACCTTTCAATTTCTTTACACCTTCAATTACAATTGTGCCAGTTCCAGCGCCAATTATTTTTGCTCCCATAGTTCTTAAAAAGTTTGCTAAATCTTCTATTTCTGGTTCTTCAGCAGCATTTTCTATAACAGTTTCACCATCTGCTAATACTGCTGCCATCATTATATTCTCTGTTGCTCCAACTGATGGAAAGTCTAAATAGACTCTATTTCCTTTTAACTTTTCAGCTCTTGCTTCAACAACTCCAAATTGTGGGTTAACCTCTGCGCCTAAAGCTTTAAATCCTTTTAAATGTAAGTCAATTGGCCTAGTTCCTATGTTGCATCCCCCAGGCAATGAAATCTTAAACCCACCAAATCTTGCAATCATTGGGCCCATAATTAAAAATGATGCTCTCATCTTCCTGATCATTTCACTTGGTGGTTCACATTGAAACAATTCTCTTGTGTCAATTTTTATTACTTTCTGTTCTCTATCTACGCTTATATCAGCTCCTAAGGAGCGCAACACATCACAGATGACAATTACATCATCTAGCATAGGAGCGTTTTTAATAACTGTAATATCCTTATTTAAAATGCATGCTGCGATTATTGGAAGTACAGAATTTTTTGCACTATTAACTTTAATTGAACCTTGAAGTTTTTTTCCACCATTAATAAAGTATTTCTTCATCTTAAGCCTCCACACAAGTACTTTATGCTTAATAGGAAACAGGAATAATAGGTGTTCCTATAATTATATAGTTCCCTGATTTATACATTGCTATAGCTATGTTTATATCTATATTTTTATTTCCTATAGTTAATTTTTCAAAGCTACCAGTATCAGCTATAACACTGTATACATTGCCACCATCTAATATTTCTGCTTCTATGTTTTTAGCCTTTTTCCTTTGCAACTCTTCTATAAGTTTATTTTTTAGTAACTCTAAGTTTTCATCTTGAAGTTTAAATTTATAATATTCATATACTTTCATATTAATGCCTTTAAGTCCTATTTTTCTTTGTAATAACTCTTTCATATATCTAGAACTAATACTTTTCTTTTCAGTAATCACCTCAATAGTAATTCTATCCCTATCAACATTTAATAATCCATTTATATCTTCATTCGAAAACTTAATTTCAGTATCTGATTTAGAATTAATTATAAAATCCTTTTCTATAAAACTTTCTAGAAATTTATCAAAGGTTGTTGTGATCTCAAAAGTTGCTTTAACTCCACATTCTTTATATTTGCAGACCTTTGGATCTATGTAATCCGAAAAAATAAAAAAACCTTGCCCAAACGAAGCCTGTCCCATAAAATATACGGCTACAATAAAAAAAACTGATACAAAAAACATTTTTCCCTTCATCTAATTCACCTCAGGTAAATTATTGACAGTTTATTCTTAAAATATTCTTTTGTTTTTTATATAAATTCCTCGTACTATATAATATAGATTCTTAATGAAAATGTTAATAATTTCTTGCAATATTATGTTTAATTATAAAAAAAAAGTGCTGAATCCTAATTGGGATTCAACACTTTTTTATTTCTTTGATAAATATATACAGTATATTTTTATCTCAAGAAAATATTTTATTATACTGAAGTTTTATTTTCCTTAGCTTCACAACTTTCTACTGCCATTACAACATTCCCTTTTTCAACCTTCAAAACACCAGTAGAAGTACTAACACTAGTACTATTGCCATCTATAACGTAACGTGTCTCAAAAGGTTTTAAAGGAACTATTGTTTCCATATGATTGTTCAAAATTCCTAAGGTCCCTGTGATTCCGCCTACGATTATCTCTTCAACTTCACCATCAAAATAAGTTCCATTTGGTGTGACAATTGAAAACTTAAATTTTGTAGCCATGTTTTTACTCCTTACTCTTGTCTCATAGATTTAGCTTTTGCTTTTGCT is a window encoding:
- the murA gene encoding UDP-N-acetylglucosamine 1-carboxyvinyltransferase, whose product is MKKYFINGGKKLQGSIKVNSAKNSVLPIIAACILNKDITVIKNAPMLDDVIVICDVLRSLGADISVDREQKVIKIDTRELFQCEPPSEMIRKMRASFLIMGPMIARFGGFKISLPGGCNIGTRPIDLHLKGFKALGAEVNPQFGVVEARAEKLKGNRVYLDFPSVGATENIMMAAVLADGETVIENAAEEPEIEDLANFLRTMGAKIIGAGTGTIVIEGVKKLKGVEYTPMFDRIEAGTFMVAAAITRSKIKLENVNEKHIKSMTAKLAEMGIGITSGEDYIIVEASEELKPIDIKTMPYPGFPTDMQAQIMALLTTVTGTSIITETIFENRFMHVNELTRMGANIKIDGRNAIIEGIESLSGCEVKATDLRAGAALILAGLVAEGSTTIVDIYHIQRGYEEIEKKLQGVGADINIIDV
- a CDS encoding ATPase, which translates into the protein MATKFKFSIVTPNGTYFDGEVEEIIVGGITGTLGILNNHMETIVPLKPFETRYVIDGNSTSVSTSTGVLKVEKGNVVMAVESCEAKENKTSV
- the spoIID gene encoding stage II sporulation protein D, producing MKKILLVLTSLVMFILMTSIIIPKKKWMESTLDNNVEKVQAFNEVGSEEKKQDFDISNYNGEFKIKLFRSKENRIEEMGLEDYVTGVVCGEMPAEFPSEALKAQAIAARTYALAHVEAFGGVSNPGANGANLIDTVANQVYYSKDERMESWTQRKREEYWNKITNAVKETEGQVLIYDGKLVQKPYFFSTSSGKTEEAIDVFKEDAPYLKSVDSLGEEDSPKYDDKKIVSREYFVETILKQYPNANISTEKLEGQIEIKDRTTGGAAKEIRVGNEIIEGTKIRSLFILNSSNFDINLNATSVIFITKGYGHGVGMSQWGARIMAKEGKGYKEILEHYYSGVEIKRIDWKENKYIGI
- a CDS encoding YwmB family TATA-box binding protein; the encoded protein is MKGKMFFVSVFFIVAVYFMGQASFGQGFFIFSDYIDPKVCKYKECGVKATFEITTTFDKFLESFIEKDFIINSKSDTEIKFSNEDINGLLNVDRDRITIEVITEKKSISSRYMKELLQRKIGLKGINMKVYEYYKFKLQDENLELLKNKLIEELQRKKAKNIEAEILDGGNVYSVIADTGSFEKLTIGNKNIDINIAIAMYKSGNYIIIGTPIIPVSY